The following nucleotide sequence is from Caldicellulosiruptor saccharolyticus DSM 8903.
CAGACGGTGTGAGAATATCATATAATGAGTTAAGACCTGGTGATTTGGTATTTTTTGATACAGACGGTGGTAGAAATTATATCAATCACGTTGGAATTTATCTGGGTGGTGGTAAATATATTCATGCATCGAGTGCAAGAGGCTGTGTTACAATTTCAGACCTTACTTCAAAGTATGGTACATCGTTCATGATGGCAAAAAGAGTGATAAGGTAAAAAGACAAGGGGGTTTTCCAGCTAAAAAGGAAAGCCCCCTTTTTGAGTGCAACCATAGATTATACAAGTATTTTTTTGATTCATTTCTTGCCTTTATTTTTCGTCCTTCTTTACAAGAGGCAGGATTAATCTTTTAACATCATCTTCGCACCTAATCTCCCCAGATACTTTATTGAGTTCCCACTCCTCGTGGTGTACAATCTCACTGCCAGGTAGCAAATTGTAAAGAGGACTTAATGTTTCCATCTCAAGCATGAAATCAGTTGTATATGTTTCATATGAGCACCCAAAATCTGGGTATTCAGCACCTTCTATATGTTTGTAGTATTTTACGAACAGATCTCCGTCATTTAAATAACAAGCCCAACCATCTAAATTTGGATACCCAATTTTAAACGGTGGTTTACAGTCTTTGTCCTGCTTGAGAATAATAAAATCTTCGCCCCAGATAGCTCTGTGGTCGTTAAGTTTTGTGTAAGGCCACATGACAAGCGGAAAACTGGGCAAAAGTCCTGTATCAATTTTTGGAATTGGCATAACTTCAACCCCACCAGGTCTCATAACAGATAGTGCCCATGCAGCCACTTTTACATCAAAAAGACCATTATTCTTTATTCTGTATGTAACATATGCTTTTGGCAAACTTGGGTCAAGCCTAAATTCAATTATCTTTTGAAGCTTTGTCCACTCTTCAGTAGGCTGAATTAACATAATACCATCGGTCAAAATTTCATACTCAATAGGTGTATTGTCAGGGTAGTATGATCGTGGCATTGCCTCTGGACTATGCCAAAGTCTTGTTCCCCCGTAGATTCTCCATTCATCTCCGCCTTTTTTACCAGCTTGGTCTTCAACAATGCAAAATACATTTTTACCACCCTTAAAACCAAAATAAATTATTCTTGGGCCGACATCTGTTGTGACAATAGCTTCAACTTTCTCATTTGAAATCAAAAAGCAATTTTCCCACCCTTTAAATTCTACTTTTTTGACCTCAACCATTTTTTAATTTCCCCCTTGTAAATTGTTTTTGAAAAAATTCCAACATTAGAATATAATTTAATTATACTCTACAAAAAAGATTTGCTCAAATGTACTTTTAAAAAAGTTGTATTTTATCATCTTTTTAGACAGAAAAGTTTTTAAGGGGAGATAGAATGGAGCATGTTAAAGCGCTTTAAACCCGATATTATCTGTAATAACATATTTGAGATTGACCTAAAGAAATTAAAGTCAAGAGGCATTAATTATCTTATCATTGACATTGACAATACTTTAGTGCCTTGGGGTGAACTTGAGATAAAAAGTGAAGTATTTTCTTGGATAAAAAAAGCACAGGAACTGGGGTTTAGAATATGCCTTGTGTCAAACAATCAAAAAGAAAGAGTAAAAAAAATTGAAAATGTTTTAGGGCTCCCGAGTGTGTACAATGCTAAAAAACCTTTAAAATCTGGTTTTTTAAAAGCATCTTACATTCTTCATGAAGGAAAGAAAAACCATCAAACAGCTGTGATTGGTGACCAGTTTTTTACAGATGTGATAGGTGCAAAAAGGCTAAGACTCTTTGTGATTTTAGTAAGACCGCTTAAAGAAAGGGAGTTTTTTGTAACACGAATAAACAGAATCTTTGAGAGAAGAATCTTAAAATACTATATGAAGGATGAGAGCAAATGAAAAAACTGTATCTTATTGGAAAGAGCTTAAAACACTCTATCTCTCCTCTTATTCACAATAAAATCTTGTCTAACTTTGGTATTGATGCAGTTTACTCAAATGTTGAATTACCTGATTTTGAAAAGCTAAAAGAGTTTGTTGAAATGGTTAAAAAAGATGGCGATGTTGTCGGATTTAACATAACAATTCCCTATAAAGAGGATATTTTGGAGTTTTGCGATGAGGTTTCTGAAGATGTCAGAATAATTCAGGCTGCCAACACCGTAAAAAAAGAAGGTGAAAAGCTTGTTGCTTATAACACTGACTGGTTAGGTTTTAAAAGGAGTTTAGAAGAAGTAGGAATTAGTGTAAAAGACAAAAGGATTTTAATCTTAGGTGCTGGTGGTGCAGCAAAAGCTTGCATCTATGGACTTTACAGGATGGGTGTGAAAGAGGTCTTTGTTGCAAACAGAACATATGAAAAGGCAGAAAGCTTAAAAGAGGTTTTTCAAGACATTTTAAAAATCCTTCCAGTAGAATGGCTAAGAAGATATGAGTTTAAATACGATATAATTATTAACACAACATCTGTGGGAATGTTTCCGAATATTGAAAGCAGTCCTTTTGACTTTGAAAACTATGTGGCTGGCATACCAGTTTTTGTATATGATATGATATACAATCCTCCTAAGACCACTTTTTTGGAAGAAGCCGAAAAGAAAGGGTCAAAGACTGAAAATGGTCTTAAGATGCTTGTGTACCAGGCAGTTGAAGCTGAAAAGATTTGGTTTGATATAGTAAATCTTTCTCAAAGTTTTTTACTTGAAATCCTAAAGGAGTGCGAGAAAAAAATATAGCTTGGAAAATATAAGGTTATAGGGTATTAAGACATACAAGAGGCATGTAGATTGGAGGTGAGTTGCTCATTTAAGAGAGGTATGTAACAAAAAACGATAAGTCTCAAATTTCTCCCAAATATGCTAATACAATTTGCAATAACCTTTATATTAATGGAAAATCATTTGTTCAACAAGCTATTACATCCCCCGAAAACACAGAATATTAAGACTTTCGGGAACTATATCCTAAAACTTTTTCTTGTTAGAGCAAAAATCTATAGTAATAGGATAACAAAAAGAGAAATACCAGCAATAAAGCAACAATGTACTCAAAAATCTTTTTACATGTTTTTTTAAATACTCTCATTATTTGTCTCCATTTTAGTAAACACCCAGAACTTATATAAAATATAGTTTACCCCTTGAGCACATAAAGTTGCAAGTATTTTTGCAATTAAAATTGAGTTTGACAGATATAGCCTTGAAAGTTTTATCATTACAATTGAGAGTAGCAATGAGATAATATTTGTAAAGGCAAACTTTACTACCTTTAGTATTATTATACGTCCTTTTGTGCTATCTTCAAATGTCCACTTTTTGTTCATCAAAAAACTGTTGACCATACCAGCCGTGTAGCCAAAAACCTGACTGAAAGAAGAATTAAAATGCAAAATAGAGTAGCAAACAAAAAAGACTGCAAAATCAATTGTTGTGTTTATAACCCCTACAATTGAAAATTTGACAAGTTCAAGTAATTGATTGACCTTTGAATGAATTTTTAAAATAAACTTTCTTTTGAGGGATACATTACTCATGTTCATCTTTTGCTATCTCCTCAATAAGATATAGCGGTCGTCTCTTTACCTCTTTATAAATCTTCCCTATGTACTCACCAATCAATCCCAGTGCAACAAGCTGAAGCCCGCCTATAAACCAAATTGAAATGGTTAAAGAGGTCCAACCTGCAATGGCTTGTCCTCTTATCTTCTGAACTATTGCATATATCAAAATTGCAATGCTGAGTAAAAACATCAAAAAGCCTGCAAAAGTTATATATTTTATTGGCTTTACAGAAAATGAGGTTATTCCTTCAAAGGCAAAAGAAAGCATCTTTTTGAGTGGATATTTTGTCTTACCTGCAATCCTTTCTTGTCTTTCATAATACACAATTGTTGATTTGAGCCCAATCAGGGGAATTATTCCTCTCAAAAACAAATTTCTCTCTTCAAACTGCATCAAAAACTCTAAGGCTTTTTTACTCAAAAGCCTGTAATCTGCATGGTTATACACAATTTCAACTCCAAATGCCCGCATCAGCTTATAAAAACTCTGTGCTGTAAATCTTTTGAAAAAAGTATCAGTTTTTCTGCTGCTTCGAACACCATACACAACATCATACCCTTCTTCAAACTTTTTGATAAACTCGTCAATTACGTTTATATCATCCTGCAAATCAGCATCCAATGTAATTGCACAGTCACAAAACTTCAGAGCATAGCTCATTCCAGCCATCAAAGCATTTTGATGGCCACAGTTTCTCGAAAGTTTTACACCAACAAACTTTATGTCTTTTGTTGCCTCTTTTATTAGCTGCCAAGTTTTGTCTTTACTCCCATCATCCACAAAGATAATTCTGCTGTTTTCGGATATTAGTCCCTTTTTCAAAAGATCGTCAAACTTTTGCAGCATCTTCTCAATTGTATAAGGAAGCATCTCTTCTTCGTTATAGCATGGGATTACAAAGTATACTTTTGGTAGCATGGTATAAATCCTTTCTTCGTGAATTTTTATTAAATTATATCTCACCTTTTTCAGAACTTCAACTTATAATTATTGAAAGAAAACTATTCTGTTTAATGGATATAAAATTTCAGAAATAACCAATTATTCGGAATAATCATTAATACTTTATCTTCTGCAAGAATAATGCAGGAATTTCTCAACCTTTTTGGCAATAAAAAAATAAAAACTCAGCAGACTACTTCCATGTAACCAAGTAATTAAAAGTATCAATACCACTTCCGGATGTTAGACATTAAAAAATTTTCTTTCTTAGTAACAGAATGAAAAAGAAAATTTCAAAAAGTAAATTAGAGGTTAAAGATTTGACAGCATTGTTAGAGCGAATAATACTTAATTCCTTTCTGGGACTATTTATATGTATTTTAACATAACAGGGAATTCGCTCAATAGTTAATCTTCCTGATTTTAGAACAGCGTATAAAGAGGGGTGCACAAAAAGTGAAGTAATTAAACAAATAATTATAATTGATATATAGTTAAATACTATAAAAAAAGTAATGGAAAGAATTGCTAACTTCTGTAAAACTTTAGAATCTCTATGGTGTTGTAATTTCTTAGATAGAGGCAGTTTTCAATAAAAAAGTAACTAACAACGTTTAGCGCTATTCAAAAATTTTTTAAATTGCGCAATTAATTTAAGTGTAGTATAATAAAAAGTAAGAAAATGTGTAAATTTATTTACAAAAGGTTCACAAAAATATATGAAAAAATATTCGAGGGGGTATGGGTGATTGAATAAATTAGAAAAATTTATAAAAGAAAATGTGGGAATGTTGGTAGGCGGAGCTTTAGCTCTTATTTTGATTCTGTTTATTTTAGAAGTTGGAATTGTCAAAGCTATACTGATAACAGTAGTTGTCATTGTTGGAATAATATTAGGTAAAAAGTTTATAACGTATGATAAAATAAGAGAACTTCTGAAAGATAAGAATTGAAATAACCGAAAGTTCAAATAGAGGGGTAGGTGTATCAGGGTGAAAATCTTAATTGTGGATGATGCTGTTTTTATACGAAAGGTTTTAAGGGGAATATTACAAGAATTAGGAGAAGAAGTAGTAGGAGAAGCTTCAAGTGGAAACGAAGCTTTAAGAATGGTTAAGGAATACAGACCTGATGTAGTGACTTTAGATATTACTTTGCCGGATATGAGTGGATTAGAGCTCTTAAAAAAAATAAAAGAAGTTTCATCCTCTACGCAGGTTGTAATGATTACAGCAATTAGTAATCATGAGGTTGTAAAAGAGGCGATGAAAGTTGGAGCAACAAATTATATCACCAAACCGTTTTCCCGGGAAAAAGTTGAAGAGGTTCTGAAAAAAGTAGAAAAAAATATTCAAGCGATGTCTCAAATTGAAAGAAATATGACAAACGAGGAAAGTATAGGTCAGAAAGAATTAAGTCAAGCGACAATTGAAACACCTGGTGTGGAGAATGAAAGCAAAAACGAGGAAGTTGCTAGAATTGATGAATTCGTAAAAGTTGAAGGTGAGGGAGGTAAAAGTAAAGTTGATACAACTGAAATTTCAGATGTTCCAGAATTGACCCAAGATCTCTCAGAAAAAAGAAATGAAACAAATAATCAGCAAGAAATCAGCGAAAAAGTTTCAGATTTGATAGAGACAAAGATGGGTGTGTCAGATGAGTTTCTTGAGGATGAAAAAGAAAAAGAAGGAAGTACTACAAGTGTTTTTTACGACGAAGACAAAGGTGAGGAGATAGACGTTGGTGGTATTGTGACTAATATTGAATTTGAGCAGAAAGGTGGGGAAGATATCCTTTCAATTTGTACAAACAAAGAAATAGCTTACAATGTGGGGAGAATGAAATTAGGGAATGGAGTAATAGTTACTATCGAGGAGTGCTTTGTAGC
It contains:
- the aroE gene encoding shikimate dehydrogenase, which codes for MKKLYLIGKSLKHSISPLIHNKILSNFGIDAVYSNVELPDFEKLKEFVEMVKKDGDVVGFNITIPYKEDILEFCDEVSEDVRIIQAANTVKKEGEKLVAYNTDWLGFKRSLEEVGISVKDKRILILGAGGAAKACIYGLYRMGVKEVFVANRTYEKAESLKEVFQDILKILPVEWLRRYEFKYDIIINTTSVGMFPNIESSPFDFENYVAGIPVFVYDMIYNPPKTTFLEEAEKKGSKTENGLKMLVYQAVEAEKIWFDIVNLSQSFLLEILKECEKKI
- a CDS encoding DUF2273 domain-containing protein, encoding MNKLEKFIKENVGMLVGGALALILILFILEVGIVKAILITVVVIVGIILGKKFITYDKIRELLKDKN
- a CDS encoding YqeG family HAD IIIA-type phosphatase — protein: MLKRFKPDIICNNIFEIDLKKLKSRGINYLIIDIDNTLVPWGELEIKSEVFSWIKKAQELGFRICLVSNNQKERVKKIENVLGLPSVYNAKKPLKSGFLKASYILHEGKKNHQTAVIGDQFFTDVIGAKRLRLFVILVRPLKEREFFVTRINRIFERRILKYYMKDESK
- a CDS encoding GtrA family protein, with protein sequence MNMSNVSLKRKFILKIHSKVNQLLELVKFSIVGVINTTIDFAVFFVCYSILHFNSSFSQVFGYTAGMVNSFLMNKKWTFEDSTKGRIIILKVVKFAFTNIISLLLSIVMIKLSRLYLSNSILIAKILATLCAQGVNYILYKFWVFTKMETNNESI
- a CDS encoding glycosyltransferase family 2 protein codes for the protein MLPKVYFVIPCYNEEEMLPYTIEKMLQKFDDLLKKGLISENSRIIFVDDGSKDKTWQLIKEATKDIKFVGVKLSRNCGHQNALMAGMSYALKFCDCAITLDADLQDDINVIDEFIKKFEEGYDVVYGVRSSRKTDTFFKRFTAQSFYKLMRAFGVEIVYNHADYRLLSKKALEFLMQFEERNLFLRGIIPLIGLKSTIVYYERQERIAGKTKYPLKKMLSFAFEGITSFSVKPIKYITFAGFLMFLLSIAILIYAIVQKIRGQAIAGWTSLTISIWFIGGLQLVALGLIGEYIGKIYKEVKRRPLYLIEEIAKDEHE